The genome window CCCTCCGCCGGGCCTTTCCCCGGGCCCGGCTGGCGCTCTTGGCCAACACCTACAACGCCGTGATTCTTCAGGGCCACCCGGACCTGGATGTGCTTTATACGGTGCAGAAACCCAAGCATGCCCCGGAGCGGGCCAAGGCCGCAGTCCTGTGGGAGAACTTCCGGGTCTTCCGGCAGATCCGCCGGGAGAGATTTGATGTGGCCGTGGCCTGCGGCTCTTTCACCCCCACCCTGGCGCACCACACCTTTTTGACCGGCGCCCGGATGCGCCTGGGCTATGTGCGCCGGCCGCGGCGCTTTCCCTGGTATACCCACCCCCAGGCCGAGCCCATGGACCCCTGCCATGAAGTGGAGAAGGTCTGCCGGTTGCTTCACCCCCTGGGGGTGACCGAAGCGCCGGGGCCCCTCAGGCTCTTCCCGGACCCGGAAGAGCTGGCCCGCTTCCGGGCGCAGGTCACAGTCCACCCGGCCACGGCGGGCAAACCCCTCCTCGCCGTGGCCATCAGCGCCCGCACCCCCAACAAGTGTTGGCCGCTTATGCATTTTGCCGAACTCCTCGAGGCGCTGCTGGCGGAGGGCCGCCTGGGGGTGGTGCTGCTGTGGGCCCCGGGTTCGGCCCACAACCCCCTCTTTCCCGGGGATGACGAGGCCGCGGCAGGCTTGCGGGCCCGGTTCGGGGAGCGCCTGCTGGCTTACCCCACCCCCGGTCTGCCGGCCCTGGTGGCGGCGCTGTTCGGGGTGGACCTGGTGGTGACCCCGGACACCGGCTCTCTGCACATCGCCGCGGCGGCCAGGAAACCCACGGTGGCCCTGATGCCCCCGGAGAACGTGGCCGGCTGGTATCCGTGGCAAACGCCTGCCCGGGTGCTCACCGACCCGGCCGGGGTGGCCGCCGTCCCCACTCCGGCGGTGCTGGCGGCGGTGAGGGAGCTTGCTGCCGACCATCTGGGATAGTCCAAAGTCCAAAGTCCAAAGTCCAAGGTCCAAAGTCCAAGGTCCAAAGTTCAAAGTCAGGAATCCGGGGGACTAAGTTCAAGATTGACAATTTAAGGTGAAGACATGGCCTTTAGTTTGAGGATGGCCGCGTCCGCCGATAACCAAAGGGGGGGACCCTTTTCATTTCTTTAAACTTTGAACCTTGAACTTTGAACTCACCAAGGAAAGTTTAGGGTTCAAAGTTCAAAGTTCAAAGTCAGGAATCTGGGGGACTAAGTTCAAAATTCATAATTCACGGTGAAGACATGGCCCCCCAGCTTGCGAGGCTCTTTAGTCCCCGGCATGGCCCTCGGCGTGAGGATGGCTGCGTCCGCCGATAACGAGGTGGGCGCCTTTTTTATTTCTTTAAACTTTGAGCTATGAACCTTGAACTTTGAACTCACCAAAGAAAGTTTAGGGTTCAAAGTTCAAAGTTCAAAGTCAGGAATCTGGGGGACTAAGTTCAAAATTCATAATTCACGGTGAAGACATGGCCCCCCAGCTTGCGAGGCTCTTTAGTCCCCGGCATGGCCCTCGGCGTGAGGATGGCTGCGTCCGCCGATAACCAGGGGGCGCTTTTTTCTTTTTTTTAAACTTTGAACTGTGAACCTTGAACTTTGAACTCACCAAGGAAAGTTTAGGGTTCAAAGTTCAGAGTTCCAAGTTCCATATAAGGAATACGGGATTCTAAGTTCAAGATTCACAATTCACGGTATTCACAATTCACGGTGAAGACATGGCCTTCTGTTTGAGGATGGCTGTGTCCAGCGATAACCAGGGGGCGCCTTTTTCTTTTTAAACTTTGAGCTATGAATCTTGAACTTTGAACTCAACAAGGAAAGGGTTCAAAGTTCAAAGTTCCATGTCAGGAATTCGGGGTTGTAAGTTCAAGATTCATAATTCACGGTAAAGATATGGCCCTGCCAGCTCGCGGGGGCATCTTCAGTTCCCCGGCATGGCCCTCGGCGTGAGGATGGCTGCGTCCGCCGATAACCAGGGGGCGCTTTTTTCTTTTTTTTAAACTTTGAACTGTGAACCTTGAACTTTGAACTCACCAAGGAAAGGAAGGATACGGAGCAAAGAGGGGTCAGCCGAGGATGACAATCCCCAAATAGCCGTCCACGGTGAGGGGGTCGCCGGTGTGGATGAGGCGGGTGGCCCGGGGCACGCCGGTGACGCAGGGGATGCCGTATTCCCGGGCGATGATGGAGCCGTGGATAAGCATGCCGCCCCGGCGCTCCACGATGCCGGCGGCCAAGGGCACCACCAGGGTCATGCTCGGGTCCAGGGCGTCGCACACCAAGACCTCGCCCGCCCGGAACTGAAAGAGCTCATCGGCGGTGAGGACCACCCGGGCCGAGCCCCGGGCCAGTCCCGGGCTGGCGGGCTGACCGATGAGTTGCCGGGCCTTGAGGCGGCCAAGGCCCGTGACGCCCACCGCCCCCGGCCCCTTTGCGGGGGTGGCCGTCAACTCGCCCCCCAGCTCCTGAACGTCCGCCGGCAGCTCCCTGAGCTCTCCGCCTCGCCGCCGGTATTCCTCCAGGGCCCGGAGGAACTGGGCCGCAATCTTCCCCAGATACAGGTTGTCATCGTCCCTGAGGCGATAGCTGGCCCGGGCCAGCTCCAGGTACTGGGCCATCTCTACCCGTTTTTCGCCGCTGAACCGGGAGAGGAACTGCCCCTGCAGGTCCTCCACCTTCCGGGGGTCAAAGCGCTCCGCCTGAATGGATCTGTGGGCCATTTCCTCCAGCAAAGACGCCAAGGTTTCGGAGCTCAGACCGCAGGTGGAACTGCCGCAGGCCAGGTCCCCGAATTCCTCCATAAAGGTGCGCCACAGCGGCTGCAATTCCGGGTCCCTCACCTGACCGCGGCGAACTTCCTCCAGCAGCTCCGGCTGTTCCCGCACCCGGGCGGCCATCTCCATGAGCAGACGGTTGCGCCGCAGGGCCAGCATGCCCGCGGCTCCCAGCAGATCCAGGAATTCATACGGGTCCCGGGGCTTCACCGCATCGTTATAGATCTGGCCGAACAGGCGCACCCCGTGGGCCAGAGGAATAAAGTCATCCCAGCAGACCTTTTTCCACCGCCGGTAGCTGCGGCTCCGGCTGATCACCTCCTCCTTAAGGGCGGCCTCATCCAGCTTCTTTAGGGGCTTGGCGGCCAGCACCTCTGCCTCCCGGTTCATGGCGGGGAGGAGCTCTTCTTCCACTTTCCGGCGCAGGGCCTTGAGGTTGCCGAAGCTGCGCCTCAGGCTCAGGTACCAGGGGCGTTGGTCGCCCTCCCCCTCTGGGGGAGGTGTGCTGATGGGGCGGGATTGGAGGGCCACCAGTTGGCCGCCCTTAAATGTCCACTCCACATCCTGGGGCGCGCCGAAAATCTCTTCGCACCGCCGCACCAGCCGGTAAATCTGAAGCACCTCCGCTTCGTTCAGGGGCGGCTCCTGCCGTTGTGCCGGAGCCAGCTCAGCCAGGCGCACGCCTTCTTTCCCCGGGAGCAGCACCTCGCCTTTGGGCGCCGTCCGGTAAGCCAGAATCTGCCCGGTGGCCCGGTCCAGGAGCCAGCGGTCCGGCTCCACCGTGCCGTCCACCAGGCCCTGGTTGAGGCCGTACACGGCTTCGACGACGGCTTGGGCGGGGTCCTGAGGGTTTTGCCCGAAGGCCACGCCGGAGCGGTCCCCCACCACCATCTCCTGGATAAGCACGGCCATGGCGCTTTTGCGCACGTCCAGCCCCAGTTCCCGGCGGTAAAGGAGGGCGGCGTCGGACCACAGGGAGGCCCAGACCAGTTTGAGGTGCTCCAGCACCGCCTCAAGCCCCGCCACATTCGCAAAGGAGGCGTGCAGGCCCGCGAAGGAGGTCTGGCGGGAGTCCTCCCCGGGC of Desulfobaccales bacterium contains these proteins:
- a CDS encoding glycosyltransferase family 9 protein: MKEPAKIILIRRDNIGDLVCTTPAVAALRRAFPRARLALLANTYNAVILQGHPDLDVLYTVQKPKHAPERAKAAVLWENFRVFRQIRRERFDVAVACGSFTPTLAHHTFLTGARMRLGYVRRPRRFPWYTHPQAEPMDPCHEVEKVCRLLHPLGVTEAPGPLRLFPDPEELARFRAQVTVHPATAGKPLLAVAISARTPNKCWPLMHFAELLEALLAEGRLGVVLLWAPGSAHNPLFPGDDEAAAGLRARFGERLLAYPTPGLPALVAALFGVDLVVTPDTGSLHIAAAARKPTVALMPPENVAGWYPWQTPARVLTDPAGVAAVPTPAVLAAVRELAADHLG
- a CDS encoding PEP/pyruvate-binding domain-containing protein translates to MSLVLHLDEVGARHRHLAGGKGYALAVLQRHGIPVPPTLIVTTRAYEEFVAATGLRGRILLELRRKSFQEMRWEEIWDLALRLRHLFHTTPLPPDLAARLRQELAPHLPERSVVRSSAPGEDSRQTSFAGLHASFANVAGLEAVLEHLKLVWASLWSDAALLYRRELGLDVRKSAMAVLIQEMVVGDRSGVAFGQNPQDPAQAVVEAVYGLNQGLVDGTVEPDRWLLDRATGQILAYRTAPKGEVLLPGKEGVRLAELAPAQRQEPPLNEAEVLQIYRLVRRCEEIFGAPQDVEWTFKGGQLVALQSRPISTPPPEGEGDQRPWYLSLRRSFGNLKALRRKVEEELLPAMNREAEVLAAKPLKKLDEAALKEEVISRSRSYRRWKKVCWDDFIPLAHGVRLFGQIYNDAVKPRDPYEFLDLLGAAGMLALRRNRLLMEMAARVREQPELLEEVRRGQVRDPELQPLWRTFMEEFGDLACGSSTCGLSSETLASLLEEMAHRSIQAERFDPRKVEDLQGQFLSRFSGEKRVEMAQYLELARASYRLRDDDNLYLGKIAAQFLRALEEYRRRGGELRELPADVQELGGELTATPAKGPGAVGVTGLGRLKARQLIGQPASPGLARGSARVVLTADELFQFRAGEVLVCDALDPSMTLVVPLAAGIVERRGGMLIHGSIIAREYGIPCVTGVPRATRLIHTGDPLTVDGYLGIVILG